In Aurantimicrobium minutum, the following proteins share a genomic window:
- the trpS gene encoding tryptophan--tRNA ligase — translation MSNKPVILSGMQPSSDSLHLGNYIGALGNWVTMQDEFDAFYCVVDLHAITVPQDPAELRERTRSTAAQYIAAGIDTDKSTLFIQSHVQAHTQIAWVLNTITGFGEASRMTQFKDKSAKQGADAASVGLFTYPILMAADILAYQANVVPVGEDQRQHLELTRDLATRFNGRFGETFTIPEGYILKESAKIFDLQNPTAKMSKSAETEAGLLKIMDDPAVTAKKVMRAVTDADGEILFDRENKPGVANLLTIFSVLSGRSIDDLVNEYAGGGYGALKKDLAEQVTASFTPIRERTNELLADPAELDRLLGQGADRASEVADKTLAKVYDAIGLLPRHPAKLARSQRIHTPVLGGNNSWQ, via the coding sequence ATGAGTAACAAACCCGTCATTCTCTCTGGCATGCAGCCCTCGAGCGATTCATTGCACTTGGGAAACTACATCGGTGCGTTGGGTAACTGGGTCACCATGCAGGATGAATTTGATGCCTTCTACTGCGTTGTCGACCTCCACGCCATCACGGTTCCTCAGGACCCTGCAGAACTTCGCGAGCGCACCCGCTCCACCGCTGCGCAATACATAGCTGCAGGTATCGACACCGATAAATCAACCCTGTTCATTCAGTCCCATGTGCAGGCACACACTCAAATCGCTTGGGTGCTCAACACCATCACCGGTTTTGGTGAAGCAAGCCGCATGACGCAGTTCAAGGACAAGTCCGCTAAGCAGGGGGCTGATGCAGCTTCGGTTGGTCTATTCACGTACCCCATCCTGATGGCAGCCGACATCCTCGCCTACCAAGCAAATGTCGTTCCCGTAGGTGAAGACCAGCGACAACATTTGGAACTCACCCGCGACCTCGCTACCCGTTTCAATGGACGTTTTGGTGAGACCTTCACGATTCCTGAAGGCTACATCCTCAAAGAATCCGCGAAAATCTTTGACCTGCAAAACCCCACAGCCAAGATGTCCAAGTCAGCTGAAACAGAGGCGGGGCTTCTGAAGATCATGGATGATCCCGCTGTCACGGCAAAGAAGGTCATGCGTGCTGTCACCGATGCTGATGGTGAGATCCTCTTCGACCGGGAGAATAAGCCCGGTGTTGCAAACCTGCTCACCATTTTCTCTGTGCTTTCCGGCCGCAGTATTGATGACCTTGTCAATGAGTATGCAGGCGGTGGCTACGGAGCTCTCAAGAAAGACCTTGCCGAGCAGGTGACGGCAAGCTTTACTCCCATCCGGGAGCGCACGAACGAACTCTTGGCTGATCCAGCAGAGCTGGATCGGCTGCTGGGTCAGGGGGCTGATCGTGCCTCTGAAGTGGCAGATAAGACCCTGGCCAAGGTTTATGACGCCATAGGACTGCTTCCCCGCCACCCGGCTAAGCTCGCACGCTCTCAGCGAATTCACACCCCGGTCTTAGGTGGGAATAACTCCTGGCAGTAG